The window CGACCTGGTTGAGGCCGAGCGCGAAGCCGCGCTTGTTCGCCGGGAAGGCGTCGGTGAGGATCGCGGTCGAGTTGGCGAACAGCATGGCACCGCCGATGCCCTGCACGAACCGCCAGGCGATCAGCCAGAGCGCCCCGGGCCCGGCGGTGAACGGGTCGAGGCACAGCGCAATCGCGGCGAGCGTGAAGATGACGAACCCGAGGTTGTAGATGCGCACGCGGCCGAACTGGTCGCCCATCCGGCCGAACATGACGACGAGGACGGCGGTGACGAGCATGTAGCCCATCAGCATCCAGAGCAGGTAGGACACGTTGCCCGGCTCGAGCGGGTTCAGCTTGACGCCGGTGAAGATGGCGGGCAGCGAGATGATGACGATCGACGAGTTGATCGTCGCCATGAGCATGCCGAGGGTGGTGTTCGAGAGCGCCACCCAGCGGTAGTGCGGGTGGTCCTTGGTGAAGATGCCGGTGCGAGCCACGGGAGTCCTTGTCGGTGTGCGTGCCAGTACGTGGAGTCGATTGTTTATATGCGCTAACTATATAACCGTCGGTCCGCGAAGGCATTCCCGCCCGGGCCCCTCACCGCTCGCGCGATTTGTGCCAAATCTTGGTTTTGGGCCTCGCATAACCGCGATTTGGCACAAATCGCAGCGCCGCGACGCGTCTCGGCGCTCGCGCGGCGCGAGCTTCCCACAGCGCACACGGCTTTTCCAAAACTTTTGACACCCGTTCGGGGGCGGCATTGGGTGGATGACGCAACAAATTCGGGACGGGCACCGACGCTCGCCGGAGCCCGACGCATACAAAGGAGTATCAGCGTGACATCACGTTTTCGAGCCGGTCTTGTCGCCACCGCGGTGATCGGGGCCGGAGCCGTCATCCTCACCCAGAGCGCCGCCTTCGCAGGCACCCCATCCACGCCGGCCGGCCACCACAATCCCGGGCAGGACACCTCGCTGCGGGCACTCGCCGCGCAGTCCGGTCTTCGCATCGGGACGGCCGTCAACACCGACGCCCTCGCATCCGACGACGCCTACCGGTCGATCACCGCGACGCAGTTCTCGTCGGTGACGCCGGAGAACGTCATGAAGTGGGAGGTGGTCGAGCCCACGCAGGGAACCTACGACTGGTCCGCCGCCGACCGGCTGGTCGCCTTCGCCGAGCAGAACGACCAGCTCGTGCGCGGACACACCCTGGTCTGGCACAGCCAGCTGCCCGCGTGGCTGACCGCCGCCGCGCCGTCCATGAGCGCCGACCAGCTGCGCGCCATCCTGAAGAAGCACGTCATCGACGAGGTCACGCATTTCCGGGGGAAGATCTGGCAGTGGGATGTCGTCAACGAGGCGTTCAACGACGACGGCACGCTGCGCGACAGCATCTGGCTGCAGAAGCTGGGGCCGAGCTACATCGAGGACGCGTTCCGCTGGGCGCACCAGGCCGATCCGAAGGCGCTCCTCTTCTACAACGACTACAACATCGAGTTCACCGGCCCGAAGAGCAATGCGGTCTACGCACTCGTCCGCGACCTGAAGGCGAAGGGCGTCCCGATCGACGGCGTCGGCTTCCAGACGCACCTCGACACGCAGTACCCGCTGCCGGACCTGCAGAGCAACCTGCAGCGGTTTTCGGACCTGGGGCTCAAGGTCGCAGAGACCGAGGTGGATGTGCGGACCACTCTGCCGGTGACGCCGGTGGAGCAGAACGCGCAGGTCGGCGGGTACACGTCGACGCTGCAGGCCTGCCTTGCGGTGCGCTCGTGCCTGTCGTACACGGTGTGGGGATTCGGCGACGCGTACTCGTGGGTGCCGGGCGTGTTCGCGGGCGAAGGCGCCGCCACGATCTACGACGAGAACCTGCAGCCGAAGCCGGAGTACACCGCCCTTCAGCAGACCCTCGCGCTCGGGGCGGGGACGCCGGGACGGAACGACCCGCGGCGCTGACGCATCGCATCCCGCGCTGAAGGGGAGGGGCCGGACAGCCCCTCCCCTTCTCGTGTTCTCAGCATCCGGAACACGAGAAGATCGCTTTTCTAGCCTGGCTAGCGATACGCTGGGAGCGGGGCGTCGAACACGCGCCACGGCTCACGAGGAGGGCACCCGATGACGGACACCGCGACGATCCAGGAGCAGCTCCGAGCACTGCTTCACGCGGAGCGGGGCCTGGTGGAACTGCTGGGCACGAACCCCGACTGGTACCCGGTGCTTCTGCGCCAGCTGGAGCTCGCCGTCGGCGACGAGCGCATCATCTACCTGGGGGCCGCGGCAGCGTCCGGGCTCTCCACGGTCACGCTGCGCGTCGGCGTCTTCACCGACACCATCGTCGTGGCCAGCGAGGTCATCGACGACGGCACGCCCGGCGCACAGGTCGTCACGCGCGTCGAGAGCCGCACCGGTCTGCTGCGCTTCGAGCTGTCGGGCGGATCCGAGACGGACAACGAGTCCGACAGCTCCTGGGCCGGCGGGTTCCGCATCCGTGCCTTCTACCAGTCCGGGCTGATCGTCACCGTGCCCGCGAACATCGTCGACACGGAGACGAAGCGGGTCTCCGTCCACGCGGTGCTCGACGGCATCCGCTCCGACCTGCGGGCGCGGCCGCCCCAGGCGCAGGGGTCAGAGCTGGACCGATGATCTCGTCGGCCGTCTACCTGAGCTACCGGAACGCCGCTGCGGCGATCGAGTGGCTGGAGGCGGTCGGGTTCGACGTTCTGCAGCGCCAGCAGGCACCGGACGGGACGGTCGCCCACTGCGAACTGCGGTGGCAGGACACCGTCGTGATGCTCGGCACCGACACGACGCAGCCTCCTCCCCCGCTGGTCGGCGTCTCGACCGGCGCGGGCGTCTACCTCGTCACGCCCGACGTGGATGCCGCGTACGCCCGTGCGATCGCGGCGGGCGCGACCGAGGTCTTCCCTCCGGGAGACACCGAATGGGGCGGCCGCCGCGCTCGCGTGCTCGACCCGGGCGGTCGCGAGTGGAGCTTCGGATCGTACCGGCCGGGCGAACTGTGGTTGCCGGACGACTAGAGCAGCGCGAGAAGGAGTGACCGACGATGGCCAAGACCTACAGCGACACGATGGTGGTCGAGTACGACCGCAACGGCGACGTGGATGTGCTCGAGA is drawn from Leifsonia shinshuensis and contains these coding sequences:
- a CDS encoding VOC family protein, producing MISSAVYLSYRNAAAAIEWLEAVGFDVLQRQQAPDGTVAHCELRWQDTVVMLGTDTTQPPPPLVGVSTGAGVYLVTPDVDAAYARAIAAGATEVFPPGDTEWGGRRARVLDPGGREWSFGSYRPGELWLPDD
- a CDS encoding endo-1,4-beta-xylanase: MTSRFRAGLVATAVIGAGAVILTQSAAFAGTPSTPAGHHNPGQDTSLRALAAQSGLRIGTAVNTDALASDDAYRSITATQFSSVTPENVMKWEVVEPTQGTYDWSAADRLVAFAEQNDQLVRGHTLVWHSQLPAWLTAAAPSMSADQLRAILKKHVIDEVTHFRGKIWQWDVVNEAFNDDGTLRDSIWLQKLGPSYIEDAFRWAHQADPKALLFYNDYNIEFTGPKSNAVYALVRDLKAKGVPIDGVGFQTHLDTQYPLPDLQSNLQRFSDLGLKVAETEVDVRTTLPVTPVEQNAQVGGYTSTLQACLAVRSCLSYTVWGFGDAYSWVPGVFAGEGAATIYDENLQPKPEYTALQQTLALGAGTPGRNDPRR